A DNA window from Paenibacillus sp. HWE-109 contains the following coding sequences:
- the nagA gene encoding N-acetylglucosamine-6-phosphate deacetylase, translated as MSSFVITGAKIVTEQGTIEDGYLHIQGGVIAAIGEMSSWDQTSAAPDATLLDARGSWLLPGFIDVHVHGGYGADFMDADPETLAIITRFHALNGTTGMLATTMTALREDIDRVLGEVHAYMQQPMPYAQLLGVHMEGPFISPKWAGAQDPKLMVTPQLPWLEDWNERYPQLVKQLTLAPEREGGLAMIAWLRDHGIVAACGHTDATYAEIQAAVGAGLSHAVHTYNAMKPLHHREPGTVGAVLTDTRISGEVIADGHHVHPAAIRLLAMVKQPHGLLLITDAMSAAGLGDGEYELGGQAVTVQAGVARLTEGGALAGSTLTMIEALRFMVREVGVSVADASRFASGNPARLLKLEATHGSIALGKQADLVLVSPELALEQVWIRGNEIRG; from the coding sequence ATGAGTTCATTCGTCATCACGGGAGCCAAGATCGTAACCGAACAAGGCACTATTGAAGACGGATATCTGCATATCCAAGGTGGCGTAATTGCTGCTATCGGCGAGATGTCGTCTTGGGATCAAACTTCAGCAGCCCCTGACGCCACGCTTCTTGATGCTCGCGGCAGTTGGCTGCTGCCTGGCTTCATCGATGTTCACGTGCATGGCGGATACGGCGCTGATTTCATGGATGCTGATCCAGAAACATTAGCGATCATCACGCGTTTTCATGCGCTTAACGGGACAACGGGAATGCTTGCTACAACAATGACTGCCCTGCGTGAAGACATCGACCGCGTACTTGGTGAAGTCCACGCTTATATGCAGCAACCTATGCCCTATGCCCAACTGCTGGGTGTGCATATGGAAGGCCCTTTCATCTCGCCTAAGTGGGCAGGCGCACAGGATCCCAAGCTCATGGTGACGCCTCAGCTTCCATGGCTCGAAGACTGGAACGAGCGTTATCCGCAGCTCGTCAAGCAGTTGACCTTGGCCCCCGAACGCGAGGGGGGCCTTGCGATGATCGCGTGGTTGCGCGATCACGGCATCGTTGCCGCCTGCGGCCACACGGACGCCACCTACGCCGAGATTCAGGCGGCGGTTGGCGCGGGGCTCTCGCATGCGGTGCACACCTACAACGCGATGAAGCCGCTGCATCATCGCGAGCCTGGCACAGTCGGTGCGGTGCTCACCGACACCCGCATCAGCGGCGAGGTCATCGCCGATGGCCATCACGTGCACCCAGCAGCGATTCGCCTGCTGGCTATGGTGAAGCAGCCGCATGGCTTGCTGCTGATCACGGACGCGATGTCCGCCGCCGGGCTCGGCGACGGCGAGTACGAGCTGGGCGGGCAAGCCGTCACCGTACAGGCGGGCGTTGCCCGGCTGACGGAAGGCGGCGCGCTCGCCGGCAGCACGCTGACGATGATCGAGGCGCTCCGGTTTATGGTGCGCGAGGTCGGTGTCAGCGTCGCAGACGCGAGCCGCTTCGCGAGCGGCAACCCGGCGCGGCTGCTGAAGCTCGAGGCGACGCACGGCTCGATCGCGCTAGGCAAGCAGGCTGACTTAGTACTCGTCAGCCCGGAGCTCGCGCTGGAGCAGGTTTGGATTCGCGGCAATGAAATCCGTGGTTGA
- the nagB gene encoding glucosamine-6-phosphate deaminase, which produces MNLHIFQNQQELNEAGAGIITSLVQMQPRSVLGLATGGTPVGIYEELVKSYDKGRVSFKSVTTFNLDEYVGLPVDHSESYHAYMQQHLFNHIDLPASQAHIPNGNAADLEAECTRYNELLDEAKQIDLQILGLGHNGHIGFNEPDHSLVSGTHRVELKTETREANARYFNTIDEVPTHALTMGVGTILKAKTILLIVRGADKAEIVHRALTGPITTEIPATLLQTHPHLVVLLDAEAGRLFE; this is translated from the coding sequence ATGAATCTTCATATTTTTCAAAATCAACAAGAATTAAACGAGGCCGGAGCGGGCATTATCACTTCCCTTGTCCAGATGCAGCCTAGATCCGTTCTTGGCCTAGCCACAGGCGGAACACCAGTCGGTATTTATGAGGAACTCGTGAAGTCCTATGATAAAGGGCGTGTAAGCTTCAAAAGCGTCACTACGTTCAACCTCGATGAATACGTTGGCTTACCGGTTGATCATTCCGAGAGCTATCATGCTTATATGCAGCAGCACTTGTTTAACCATATTGACCTGCCAGCTTCACAAGCACACATTCCTAATGGTAATGCTGCTGATCTAGAAGCTGAATGCACTCGTTATAATGAGCTTCTGGATGAAGCAAAACAAATTGATTTGCAAATTCTCGGTCTAGGCCATAATGGGCATATCGGATTCAATGAACCCGACCATTCCTTGGTCAGCGGAACTCACCGCGTGGAGTTGAAAACAGAAACGCGCGAAGCCAATGCTCGTTATTTCAATACGATTGACGAAGTGCCAACTCATGCTTTAACCATGGGGGTCGGTACGATTCTCAAAGCCAAAACAATTCTCTTGATCGTTCGCGGCGCTGACAAAGCAGAAATCGTTCATCGCGCTCTGACAGGTCCGATTACGACTGAAATTCCTGCAACGCTTCTGCAAACACACCCGCACCTTGTCGTGCTTCTTGATGCCGAGGCTGGGAGGTTGTTCGAATGA
- a CDS encoding YdcF family protein: protein MLYLIKIAYTLIFPPGIIILLLLCIAIWLQQKKEYISTLLVGLAAVLLAVCSMPSFSNALLNSIESRYSPPAQVSGDVLVMLTGGATLDTADPLTHGEGYLTANTAARVLTVAELYRSTKLPILLSGGQVFSDTGNESQIAKRHLLALGIPETAIYMDDTSRNTEENAQHTLALLTKNGWKQPVLITSAFHMARSVKQFQKLKMAVIPYPTDYISQQKQELTFSKFVPSSSGLAVTGIALKEFLGLFAARNG from the coding sequence ATGCTCTATCTTATTAAAATCGCTTATACCTTGATTTTCCCGCCGGGAATCATTATTCTGCTCCTGCTCTGTATCGCTATCTGGCTGCAACAGAAAAAAGAGTACATCAGTACTCTTCTCGTCGGGCTGGCCGCGGTGCTGCTTGCAGTATGTTCCATGCCTTCCTTCAGCAATGCTTTGCTAAATAGCATAGAGAGCAGATACTCACCTCCAGCGCAGGTTTCAGGCGATGTCCTGGTGATGCTGACAGGAGGGGCAACCTTAGACACGGCTGACCCGCTTACGCATGGAGAAGGCTACCTAACAGCCAACACAGCTGCTCGTGTACTCACCGTTGCCGAGCTTTATCGAAGCACGAAGCTGCCCATCCTCCTCTCCGGCGGTCAGGTATTCAGCGACACAGGCAATGAATCTCAGATTGCCAAACGGCATCTGCTCGCGCTTGGTATTCCCGAAACAGCGATATACATGGATGACACCAGTCGCAATACCGAAGAGAATGCCCAGCATACGCTTGCCCTTCTCACCAAGAATGGCTGGAAACAGCCTGTTCTCATCACTTCTGCCTTCCATATGGCGAGGTCTGTGAAGCAGTTTCAGAAACTCAAAATGGCGGTTATTCCTTATCCAACGGATTACATCTCCCAGCAAAAACAGGAGCTCACCTTCAGCAAATTCGTCCCTTCTTCAAGCGGTCTGGCTGTTACAGGGATTGCATTGAAGGAATTTTTGGGCTTGTTTGCGGCCAGGAACGGATGA
- a CDS encoding DUF3502 domain-containing protein — MKGQKAKAAKWIGSGTSVLLATTIVISGCSTNEKTKESASPIASTGASTSQTKDFVDISWFMPKPIDNLKDQEAVEAVANKLIKEKLNANVHFNMIDNAGWEDKIKLKSAAGEPYDLVFTSNTLNNLNGNVQKGAFMPLDDLLQKYGQNILKKVDPRAWKAVTYKGKIMAIPAQTPYSPASAYVFKKDLVEKYKFDYKSVKSLSDLEPFLETIKKNEPNMIPVIATANGATSGVGLPDYTSVVAGISFSEKDGTFIKTLDIQQNYENYRIMNDFYKKGYIAKDAAIKTDYLAEAKSGKYAVLRDSGGYTEDGSKSTSTYGFPTVETFSSQPTISTSSMTAAATAISATSKNPERAMMLLDYIWSDKYLLNTLAYGVEGKNYTVKSGTVKDDNPTIEAKSGAEQTWAIWHNWLGPLWDQWDSNWNSTKALEAMKKTNDNGKASRLLGFIFNTEPVKSEIAQINAVNKEVNPIFTTGSMPDYPKYVEDTKKKLVDAGIDKVMSEIQKQYDAWKAGN; from the coding sequence GTGAAAGGTCAAAAAGCCAAAGCTGCAAAATGGATTGGATCAGGAACATCTGTCTTACTGGCGACAACAATTGTTATTAGTGGCTGCAGCACGAACGAGAAAACAAAAGAAAGCGCAAGTCCGATTGCAAGTACGGGGGCAAGTACGAGTCAGACCAAAGATTTCGTTGATATTAGCTGGTTCATGCCAAAGCCGATCGACAATTTAAAGGATCAGGAAGCGGTTGAGGCGGTAGCAAACAAGCTCATTAAGGAAAAATTGAATGCCAATGTACACTTTAACATGATTGACAACGCGGGCTGGGAAGATAAGATCAAGCTGAAGTCAGCGGCTGGCGAGCCCTACGATCTCGTATTTACCTCCAATACGTTAAATAATTTGAATGGCAATGTGCAGAAAGGCGCCTTCATGCCGCTTGACGATTTATTGCAGAAGTATGGTCAGAATATCCTCAAAAAAGTTGATCCGCGCGCATGGAAAGCCGTCACCTACAAAGGGAAGATTATGGCGATTCCCGCTCAGACACCGTATAGCCCGGCGAGTGCCTATGTATTTAAAAAAGATTTAGTTGAGAAATATAAATTCGATTATAAAAGTGTCAAGAGTCTTAGTGATCTGGAGCCATTCCTGGAAACAATTAAGAAAAATGAACCGAATATGATTCCAGTCATTGCAACGGCTAATGGAGCTACTTCCGGAGTAGGATTACCCGATTATACATCTGTAGTAGCTGGCATCTCTTTTAGTGAAAAAGACGGTACCTTCATCAAAACGCTTGATATTCAGCAAAATTATGAAAATTATAGAATTATGAATGATTTCTATAAAAAGGGCTACATAGCCAAAGATGCCGCGATCAAAACGGATTATCTGGCTGAAGCCAAATCAGGGAAATATGCTGTGCTTCGCGACTCCGGAGGTTATACGGAAGACGGGTCGAAATCGACAAGCACATATGGCTTCCCAACCGTTGAAACATTCAGTTCACAGCCAACCATTTCAACCAGTTCCATGACAGCAGCTGCGACAGCGATCAGTGCAACATCCAAGAATCCGGAAAGAGCCATGATGCTGCTAGATTACATTTGGAGCGACAAGTACTTATTGAATACACTAGCGTACGGGGTTGAAGGTAAAAACTATACGGTGAAATCAGGTACCGTCAAAGACGATAATCCAACGATAGAAGCCAAAAGCGGTGCTGAACAAACATGGGCAATTTGGCATAACTGGCTTGGGCCGCTTTGGGATCAATGGGATTCAAACTGGAATTCAACGAAAGCGTTGGAAGCAATGAAAAAGACGAACGATAACGGCAAGGCTTCTCGTCTGCTCGGATTTATTTTCAATACGGAGCCGGTCAAATCGGAGATTGCGCAGATCAACGCCGTCAATAAAGAGGTGAATCCAATCTTCACGACGGGTTCCATGCCGGATTACCCGAAATATGTTGAGGATACGAAGAAAAAACTGGTGGATGCAGGAATTGATAAAGTTATGAGTGAGATCCAGAAGCAATATGATGCTTGGAAGGCAGGAAATTAA
- a CDS encoding spore germination protein: MPSFVGIFNIIRNEGNLVNGDTFIIAPTSASKTNSGGGGGITGDFAVSTTLFSATVTFDPDGIEAGANKIATGT, from the coding sequence ATGCCTTCTTTTGTAGGAATATTCAACATTATTAGAAATGAAGGAAATCTGGTAAATGGAGATACGTTCATCATTGCTCCGACTAGCGCATCCAAAACCAATTCCGGCGGCGGGGGCGGAATCACCGGCGATTTCGCGGTATCAACGACCCTTTTTAGCGCAACGGTTACGTTCGATCCCGACGGCATAGAAGCAGGAGCGAACAAAATAGCCACAGGAACGTAA
- a CDS encoding HAD family hydrolase, translating into MTIQRKQPEAMLFDLDGTLFQTETLLLPAYHATFDELRAKGLFTGETPPEERILGALGMLLEQIWQRVMPEASIEARNEADKLLLNYQMNGLHEGQGDLYEGVAETLQALHDRGIRLFVASNGLEDYVRNVIAAKGLGHLFEGLYSAGQYQTKSKVDLVQILLETHQIQSAWMVGDRSSDVEAGLRNHLTVAACDYAGFRESGELEGAHIRIRSFAELLEYL; encoded by the coding sequence ATGACAATTCAGAGAAAACAACCAGAAGCTATGCTTTTTGACTTGGACGGGACGTTGTTTCAAACCGAAACACTTCTTCTGCCTGCTTATCATGCGACATTCGATGAACTTCGGGCCAAAGGCTTGTTTACAGGAGAAACGCCGCCGGAAGAACGGATCCTGGGAGCGCTTGGCATGCTGCTTGAACAGATTTGGCAGCGGGTCATGCCGGAAGCTTCTATAGAAGCGCGTAACGAAGCCGATAAGCTGCTGCTGAATTATCAGATGAATGGCTTGCACGAAGGTCAGGGCGATTTATATGAAGGCGTTGCCGAAACGCTGCAAGCTTTGCATGACCGAGGGATTCGCTTATTTGTGGCGAGCAACGGGCTGGAAGACTATGTGAGAAATGTGATTGCCGCTAAAGGACTGGGGCACTTGTTTGAAGGGTTGTACAGTGCGGGGCAATATCAAACGAAATCGAAAGTCGATTTAGTTCAAATCCTGCTTGAAACCCATCAAATCCAATCGGCTTGGATGGTAGGTGATCGTTCCTCGGATGTGGAAGCAGGACTTCGCAATCATTTAACCGTTGCGGCTTGCGATTATGCAGGATTCCGGGAATCCGGGGAGCTTGAAGGGGCGCATATTCGAATCCGCAGCTTCGCGGAGCTGCTTGAATATCTGTAA
- a CDS encoding spore coat protein CotJB, whose amino-acid sequence MSQPVLPESYYRQLHDLQAVDFVLVELTLYLDTHPDDLAALQQYNQFAQKRMHLANEFELAFGPLMPFGHAYSKHPWQWVNTPWPWQV is encoded by the coding sequence ATGAGTCAGCCCGTGCTGCCAGAGTCGTACTACAGACAGTTGCATGATTTGCAAGCTGTTGATTTTGTACTTGTGGAGTTGACCTTGTATTTGGACACCCACCCTGATGATTTAGCTGCTCTGCAGCAGTATAATCAATTCGCCCAAAAAAGAATGCACCTTGCGAATGAGTTTGAATTGGCTTTCGGACCCCTCATGCCATTCGGGCATGCCTACAGCAAACATCCCTGGCAGTGGGTGAATACTCCCTGGCCTTGGCAAGTCTGA
- a CDS encoding YheC/YheD family endospore coat-associated protein, with protein MSSQRLGVLAIYLGKSRLEELSYFQRLSKEGNKIGVQVEVFSPVDVESGNTVRSLTFDPGLRKWIRRRTTMPPVIYDRCRYKAAANYRMLKAFRNRHSKLIFLSRPLANKWAMHQILSESESIRPYLPATVRFSTVQDLVKTLKRHKLIYAKPKNGTGGRGILRIEQLDSDLYLLQGRNEQRTIIAPYKATEKQLMVKLHTLKLSSDYVVQQGIRLTLKDGRVHDYRLLIQKNGRGEWEVTGCAGRIGPHRSITSNLHGGGSAVSQTKLLSYRFSSASKIDAIKNEMNTFAHTLAEFLENKFGKLVELGLDIAIDPGGHIWLLEVNPKPSREVFRKIGESSTYQKAVSRPLEYAMWILNQNSKKAEERKAERPES; from the coding sequence TTGTCTTCACAACGACTGGGCGTACTCGCTATTTATTTAGGCAAATCACGGCTGGAGGAGCTCTCTTATTTCCAGAGGCTAAGCAAGGAAGGGAATAAAATCGGTGTTCAAGTGGAAGTTTTCTCCCCGGTTGATGTGGAAAGCGGCAATACTGTTCGCTCCTTAACCTTCGACCCCGGTTTGAGGAAATGGATTCGGCGGCGAACCACTATGCCGCCCGTCATCTATGATCGCTGCAGGTACAAAGCCGCGGCGAATTACCGCATGCTCAAAGCATTTCGAAACCGTCATTCGAAGCTAATTTTCCTGAGCAGACCCTTGGCAAATAAATGGGCGATGCATCAAATTCTTTCCGAGAGTGAAAGCATTCGTCCTTATTTACCGGCAACAGTCCGCTTCAGCACCGTGCAAGATTTAGTGAAAACTTTGAAAAGACATAAGCTCATCTATGCGAAACCCAAGAATGGCACGGGAGGAAGAGGGATTCTGCGCATAGAGCAGTTGGATTCAGATCTCTATTTACTGCAAGGAAGGAATGAGCAGCGAACTATCATCGCCCCTTACAAAGCAACAGAAAAGCAGCTTATGGTTAAGCTGCATACACTGAAACTAAGTTCTGATTATGTTGTGCAGCAAGGAATCCGCTTAACGTTGAAAGACGGCCGTGTCCATGATTATCGCCTGCTTATTCAGAAAAATGGCCGGGGTGAATGGGAAGTTACCGGGTGTGCAGGCCGCATCGGCCCACACCGCAGCATCACCTCGAACCTGCACGGCGGCGGCAGCGCAGTTAGTCAAACTAAATTATTATCCTATCGCTTCTCATCAGCAAGCAAAATTGATGCCATCAAGAACGAAATGAACACCTTTGCCCACACACTCGCTGAGTTTCTAGAAAATAAATTCGGCAAGCTAGTTGAGCTTGGGTTGGACATTGCCATAGATCCTGGCGGCCATATCTGGCTGCTCGAAGTCAATCCCAAACCTTCCAGAGAAGTATTCCGCAAAATTGGCGAAAGCTCCACCTATCAGAAGGCGGTTTCAAGGCCGCTGGAATATGCCATGTGGATACTGAATCAAAATTCAAAAAAAGCGGAAGAAAGAAAAGCCGAAAGGCCCGAATCGTGA
- a CDS encoding C40 family peptidase, with amino-acid sequence MIRSKLVFATAAMLLTVSLSSVIPISPVSAATAAGTSSTMLAQGMTSSSVAELQQNLKTLGFFTYPTATGYFGTITTQAVKDYQKAYSLPQTGMVDAVTNTSVSHALTKRTLMADALTYLRVPYLWGGATPQGFDCSGFIYYLFQKHGIPATRTTSKALFDSGTSISTSTLQPGDLVFFAIATPGVIDHVGYYMGDGQFLSATRSAGIYPQALMNSYWGPKFMGAKRVY; translated from the coding sequence ATGATTAGATCCAAGCTGGTTTTCGCAACTGCCGCTATGCTCTTGACAGTATCTTTAAGCAGTGTAATCCCCATCTCGCCTGTTTCCGCTGCAACTGCTGCAGGTACATCCAGCACCATGCTTGCGCAAGGTATGACAAGTTCCTCTGTTGCGGAGCTTCAACAAAATTTAAAAACGCTTGGGTTCTTTACATACCCGACAGCTACCGGTTACTTTGGCACGATAACGACACAAGCGGTAAAAGACTACCAGAAAGCTTACAGTCTCCCGCAGACAGGTATGGTTGACGCCGTAACGAACACCAGTGTTTCCCATGCATTGACGAAACGCACCCTAATGGCGGATGCGCTTACATATCTGCGTGTTCCTTATCTTTGGGGCGGCGCTACGCCGCAAGGATTTGATTGCTCCGGCTTTATTTACTACTTATTCCAGAAGCATGGCATCCCAGCGACACGGACAACCTCTAAGGCGCTATTCGATAGCGGCACTTCTATCAGCACAAGCACTTTGCAGCCAGGCGATTTAGTGTTTTTCGCTATTGCTACGCCGGGGGTTATCGATCATGTAGGCTACTACATGGGTGACGGTCAGTTCTTATCCGCCACCCGGTCGGCGGGGATTTATCCGCAAGCTTTGATGAATTCATATTGGGGACCCAAATTTATGGGGGCCAAGCGCGTGTATTGA
- a CDS encoding manganese catalase family protein, whose product MWIYEKKLQYPVRVSKCDPRMAKLLLEQYGGADGELAAALRYLNQRYTIPDKVVGLLTDIGTEEFAHLEMIATMVYKLTKDATIDMLKAAGLDDHYVSHDRALFYQNASGVPWTAAYIQAKGDPIADLYEDIAAEEKARATYQWLIDLTDDVDLQDSLKFLREREIVHSLRFREAVEILKDDREAQKVF is encoded by the coding sequence ATGTGGATCTATGAGAAAAAGCTGCAGTATCCGGTCAGAGTCAGCAAATGCGACCCGCGAATGGCCAAACTCCTGCTTGAACAGTATGGAGGGGCTGACGGAGAACTTGCCGCAGCATTGCGTTACTTGAATCAGCGTTATACGATTCCGGATAAAGTTGTGGGCTTATTGACGGATATTGGAACGGAGGAATTCGCTCATCTCGAGATGATTGCTACGATGGTCTATAAGCTGACTAAGGATGCGACGATAGATATGCTGAAAGCTGCTGGCTTGGATGATCACTATGTGAGCCACGACAGGGCGCTCTTCTATCAGAACGCATCGGGGGTTCCATGGACAGCTGCCTACATACAAGCGAAGGGAGACCCGATAGCTGATCTCTATGAGGATATCGCGGCCGAGGAGAAAGCGAGAGCGACGTATCAATGGTTGATTGATCTGACAGATGATGTCGATTTGCAGGACAGTCTGAAATTTCTCCGGGAGCGGGAGATCGTGCACTCCCTGCGGTTCCGGGAAGCGGTGGAGATTTTGAAGGATGACCGGGAGGCGCAGAAGGTGTTCTGA
- a CDS encoding spore coat associated protein CotJA: MYSQFKSYYPYISPFDPCPPIRVKFYNTPPQLYIHFQPPGLPQYSPYEALKRGTLWPSLFGPYEAKDVEGER, from the coding sequence ATGTACTCGCAATTCAAAAGCTACTACCCTTACATCAGTCCCTTTGATCCTTGTCCACCGATTCGAGTGAAATTCTATAACACGCCGCCCCAGTTGTATATCCATTTTCAACCACCAGGCTTGCCGCAGTACAGCCCTTATGAGGCGTTGAAAAGAGGTACCCTCTGGCCCTCATTATTCGGCCCCTATGAAGCCAAAGATGTCGAAGGAGAGCGATAA
- a CDS encoding cation diffusion facilitator family transporter translates to MHQHSSQVHSHDHKDHTACSDQGTRKGHNHAHEGHHHGHDHGHHHHGHGGNKQGLLIALIITAGIMFLEFIGGLWTNSLALLSDSGHMLSDAGSLALSLVAMWFAAKPTSAKKSYGFHRTEILAALFNAVTLFVIAGFIIWEAVGRFLHPPTVASGSMMLIASVGLIANLLSAWTLMRKGDVHSNLNLRSAYLHILGDALGSVGAIAAGAVMLIFGWYAADPIISVLVSLLILKGAWGVLKSTIHILMEGTPQSVSLGDVQQMLEGIEGVINVHDLHIWTITSGLDSLSCHLLIADHLDSQAILQQAIHLLEERFQITHATIQIENSTTIHAELKV, encoded by the coding sequence ATGCATCAACATTCATCACAAGTACACTCACATGATCATAAGGATCATACAGCTTGCAGCGATCAGGGAACTCGCAAAGGCCACAATCACGCACATGAAGGCCATCATCATGGGCACGATCACGGGCATCACCATCATGGGCATGGGGGAAATAAACAAGGACTGCTTATTGCACTTATCATCACAGCAGGCATTATGTTTTTGGAATTTATCGGTGGTTTATGGACGAATAGCTTGGCGCTGCTCTCGGATTCTGGACACATGCTGAGCGATGCCGGGTCGCTTGCTTTAAGTCTTGTGGCGATGTGGTTCGCAGCCAAGCCTACCTCTGCCAAGAAATCCTATGGCTTCCATCGGACCGAGATTTTGGCAGCCCTCTTCAATGCGGTGACCCTCTTTGTTATTGCGGGGTTCATCATTTGGGAAGCTGTCGGGCGATTCCTCCATCCTCCTACGGTGGCCAGCGGTTCCATGATGCTGATTGCCAGTGTAGGTTTGATAGCCAATCTGCTGAGCGCATGGACTCTCATGCGCAAAGGCGATGTGCACAGCAATTTAAATCTGCGCAGCGCTTATCTGCATATTCTTGGAGATGCACTGGGTTCTGTCGGAGCGATCGCAGCTGGAGCTGTCATGCTGATTTTTGGCTGGTATGCAGCCGATCCAATAATAAGTGTCCTTGTATCGCTGCTGATTCTAAAAGGAGCCTGGGGAGTACTGAAATCGACCATTCACATTTTAATGGAAGGAACGCCGCAGAGCGTCTCATTAGGGGATGTCCAACAAATGCTTGAGGGGATTGAAGGTGTCATTAATGTGCATGATTTGCACATATGGACGATCACATCAGGTCTTGATTCACTTAGCTGTCATTTGCTCATTGCCGATCACTTGGATAGTCAAGCCATTCTGCAGCAAGCCATTCATCTGCTGGAGGAACGCTTCCAAATCACGCATGCGACGATTCAAATCGAAAATTCAACAACGATCCATGCGGAATTGAAAGTATAG
- a CDS encoding carbohydrate ABC transporter permease, protein MVPSYILMVKWLGLRNNVLALILPYLISGWFVLLMKGFLQTIPEAIIESAKMDGAGELRIFAQIVLQISKPALATLGLFFALQYWNDWWLTLLYMDQDHLMKLQYLLIRVLKNMEYLNSSEAIQYGLVKPGTQVPSLSARMAMCGYVYFGSRTHASRFSAVSEIFCARIDGRFCKRLNKSRCRLPALYLSIIEERSYKGGHPSERSKSQSCKMDWIRNICLTGDNNCY, encoded by the coding sequence ATGGTACCCTCCTATATTCTCATGGTGAAATGGCTGGGACTCAGAAACAATGTTCTGGCGCTCATATTGCCTTATCTGATTAGCGGCTGGTTTGTGCTTCTGATGAAAGGTTTCCTGCAAACGATACCAGAAGCGATTATTGAGTCAGCGAAAATGGACGGTGCAGGCGAGTTAAGAATTTTTGCCCAAATTGTTCTGCAAATATCAAAGCCCGCACTGGCTACCTTGGGTCTGTTCTTCGCACTCCAATACTGGAATGATTGGTGGCTGACCTTGCTGTATATGGATCAAGATCATTTAATGAAGCTGCAATATTTGCTTATTCGCGTTCTGAAGAATATGGAGTACTTGAATTCGTCGGAAGCTATACAGTATGGTCTCGTTAAACCAGGCACACAGGTTCCATCATTAAGTGCACGTATGGCTATGTGTGGCTATGTGTATTTTGGCAGCAGGACCCATGCTTCTCGTTTTTCCGCTGTTTCAGAAATATTTTGTGCAAGGATTGACGGTAGGTTCTGTAAAAGGTTAAATAAATCCAGGTGCAGGTTACCTGCTCTGTATCTCTCAATTATTGAGGAAAGATCATATAAGGGAGGCCATCCAAGTGAAAGGTCAAAAAGCCAAAGCTGCAAAATGGATTGGATCAGGAACATCTGTCTTACTGGCGACAACAATTGTTATTAG